ctttcttagtGAGAAAAAGGTGTTGGAAATATACATCAAGATATCTTAGTGGTACAGAGATTCTGAACCAGAATATTTATCTTATTTCTGTCTGTTCTTCTCTCTCATCCTGCTTTTTTCTGCCTCAGTCTTTGGTAGAGGCTCATGACAAAGTGGCTGCAAAGTGCTATGAAATGCCCCACGCTGCAGTGAACAGCAATGCCTTGTTGACGAGTTCACTCATGCCAGCTGATGCTGTAAGGATGATTGGAATCCAGAAAAAAGCTGGCGAACCACTGGTGAGTTAGCCAGGAATTTATATCAACCACAGCTCTACAGAGGAAGCTAGATAAGTGTTTTACTCATGTCCTCTTTTATTGACCATCTGTTAAAACGGTGTGACTCAGTTTTACACAATAACTCGACATAGTTGCTTCTTTTTCAGCAACCAGACAGACTATGCAATGATATAGACCTCCCGTATGATCTTGGAAGTGCGGATGTGTGATACTAAATGACTCTCTTTCAGGGGGTGACGTTCCGTGTGGAGCAGGGAGAGATGGTGATCGCACGGATCCTGCACGGCAGCTCGATTGACAGGCAGGGCATGCTACACATAGGGGACATAATTCACGAGGTGAACGGTCGTAAGGTCAGTCGGAACCCCCATGAACTCCAGGAGCTGTTGGGGGACTGCAGTGGGAGCATCTCACTCAAGGTCTTGCCCAGCTACAGAGGCACACCGGCTCCTCCACAGGTGGGTGAGGAAAAAAGCAGGCTGCATTTTATGTGTTCCTGTCTAGTGTTTCACCTGTGGAACGCTAAAAATGTTGTTACACTgggaaatctttttttattagcGCTTTTAAACTTTATTGAAATCTTGAAATCCGTGTGTAAAGCGCACCGGAGGACAGGATGTGTCAGTCCCGGTGTGCCAGGTGTACAAGGCGAGGCAAGGAGTCGTACTGTACCTTTCAGTGATTGGGGGAGAACTGCCTGACCTGGGTGATCTCAGAATGCCAGGCTTCTGAAAATTGAGCCCAGTGAGGGTCTATTAATAACACTCTTCTCACACTATCTGGGACACACACCACTCTATTCACTGGAGCACCCCTCTCCTTCTTACAGTAACAGGCACACACAGCAGCTGACACTCCTGACCTTTGTGCTGGGAAGGATTGAATGATCTAATTTTACTGTTTGGTTaaatgcttgttacacacagtCATTGTAAGAGTTTAACTTGTGAAttacaagaaaaaaatatatgtataggGGAAAAAAGGAAGTGGGCACGCACACATTTTGTTGTGTAACattatattgatatttttagAGCTGTCAGACACATGAGTAGTTTGTTCTACAGTCATGGCACTACTGATAAATTAATTATTCATGAACCAAGATGAACAAATTGTATTATTAACATCACACAGCTTGCGCCCTGGTACCTCACTAGGTAGTGTGGTACCATCAAGGCTGAGTCCTTCTGCAGTGGCCCGGATTTGAGTCCGGCCCAGGGCACTTTACCGCATGTCTTCCCTGCCTTTCCTGTGCATCATTCTCACTACCAAATAAAGAAGATATGACAAAATCTGCtacgacaaaaacacaaatcttaaaaaaaaaaaatgtgacgaGATATTTTAATAGGGATTTAAGGTATTGCTCAATCCTGTTGTGTATGCTCTCTGTATGATTAAATTGCCTGCTATCTTGTTCACACCCTAAATTGTAGGTTTATCTGAAGCCACACTTCAACTATAATCCGGCCACAGACAACTTGATCCCCTGTAAAGAGGCAGGCCTGGCCTTTTCCAAAGGAGACATCCTTCATGTAGTCAACAAGGAGGACCCCAACTGGTGGCAGGTGGGTAGACACATTTTACTCAGCAATGGTGGTGAGGGACATTGCTGCTTCAACCAGAGCTGCACATCTTATTAGAAATGGGGTGGAATTGACTGTTGAACGCTGCACGATAAGGAAGAACACGTTTGTGACAGATACCTAGGCATGGTATTCCTTTACTACGTGAAGTATCATCTTTCAACTACTCTTTCATTGTAGGCACGCAAAGTTGTTGGTGGAGCCACTGGTCTCATCCCCAGTCAGTTTttggaggagaagaggaaagcTTTTGTGAGAAGAGACTGGGATACTTCTGGAACAGGTTTGTTCTAATCACAGAAGCCAACTTATAGACACCATGCTCCTCGCTACTCTTTCTTGCTTAGTTATGCTAGTCAGGAAACTCTTTCCTTTAGCACCACCATGTGCTGTTCTGaccgtttctttttgttgtcTCAGGGATGCTCTGTGGTACtgcgaagaaaaagaagaaaaaaatgatgtaCCTCACTTCGAAGAATGCAGGTGTGCATCACCACTGGAGCAAATGTTTCTACATACAAGAGATTTTGTGAAAAGTTTGCAGTGTTAAATTGTTAGTGCATAGATGACATTACGCTACTCATCCGGCCTGTGAATTGCCTTGAACAGAATTTGACCGTTATGAGCTGCAGATCTATGAGGAAGTAGCCAAGATGCCGCCGTTTCAGAGGAAAACGCTGGTTCTGATTGGAGCCCAGGGAGTTGGGAGGCGGAGCCTGAAGAACAGACTTATTGTCATGAACCCACTGCGATATGGAACCACTGTACCCTGTGAGTGCGTGGGACAGACAGCAGAGGTAGTTACATTGCCTGCAACTAGATTCCCTGCCAGGGTACATGTAACCCCTCTCCTCACCTTTTACCTCCAGTCACGTCACGCCGTCcgagggaagaggagagagacggCCAGAACTACTGCTTTGTGACACgggaagagatggagagggacaTCAAGGCCAGCCGTTACCTGGAGCATGGCGAGTACGATGGCAACCTTTATGGCACCAATATTAACTCTATCCATGAAGTGGTGAATGCGGGCCGTACCTGCATCCTGGACGTCAACCCTCAGGTTAGTCAAAGGCACACACTTTCATTGTGAAGATCTCTTTCTTTTCCCCCTAAAGCTTTAGTTGTGAAATATTATTTTCTGCCCAGGCCCTAAAAGTGTTGAGGACTGCTGAGTTTATGCCATTTGTGGTGTTTATTGCTGCTCCTGAACTGGACACACTAAGAGCTATGCACAAAGCTGTTATAGATGCTGGACTTACTACCAAACTACTCACGGTACGTTTTGAGAGGATTTAAGGTTCCTAAATACTTATAAATGATGATGGACCTTTCAGGGGTTATTACTCGTGAAATGGTTGTTGCTTCCATCATCCTAACGGGCTGAATCTCTTTCTGTAACAGGAGAACGACTTGAAGAAGACTGTGGACGAGAGTGCCAGGATCCGACGGGCATACTGCCACTACTTTGACCTGACTATTGTCAACGACAATCTGGACAAAGCCTTTGACCAACTGCAGGAGGTGGTGGAGCGATTGTTCATAGAGCCGCAGTGGGTTCCAGTCAGCTGGGTCTACTGATATTTTACACCCTACAGGACTGACATGGCTGTCCAAGCTGTGATGAAAGGGGACACCTGAAGGGACGTAGGATTCAACACTGTACTGCACACATGGACAGTGTTGGACATCAGACCTGTGTGAAAATGGGTCCAGCACAAAGCTGCATCAGAGTCACCTTGATCTGAATTGCCAGATTATTTTTCTAGCACACTATGCAACTCACAACACATGAAGTGTACTTATTTATTggtaaaatactttttaaagaaTCTTTTCTATTCCTGCGGATTGAAAGAAGATACTGGCCATGTGTCAGGGTGTTTTAAAGGAAATGCAATTTTTGTCATGTCCTGTTTTAATTTTACATCTGTATGTAAGATGTAAGTATTTATTCTGCAAGAAAAGAAGGATACCTCAATGTTACAGTTTACAGTGCGTATGCCTTCAGTACTTCATCTCATTTTGGGACTACAAACATTCATGTAGAACAGTGTCATTTTTGAGACCTTTTTTCCTCCTCAAGGCGATATTTATGCTCTGTTTTTGCAGTTTAATCTCATACATAGAAAATGTCATGCCAGTTACTGTTTTATGTTGTACAGAAGAAAAAAGTATTTCTGTAGTGTTTAGCAATTATTTCTCTTTCACTCAAGCACAACAGATTACATGAATTATGTTTGTCAGGCATCAGTATTTCTAATTAAGACTGTTAGACACGCTGAGATGGTGCTGTCTGTGTTTGCTTGAAAGAAAAACTTTCCACAGGACTCTTGAACAGGGTACTGCATCTCAGAGAACCATCCCTTTTGATGTGATATTACTAAAACTTAACCGTTTAAAATAAAGCTCATATTTACTTATTAAATGGTATATTTTACAAGAATtcaaataaatatgtattttcagATGTCAAGTAAATAACTCGTGTTTTCTAATGATCCACTTTGGTTTTACTTTGCTCTTTTGGCACAATTACTTGACAAACATGTTGTGTTGAGTATGTGTTTGCAAACTGGTAGAGAAAAgaatatttacatgttttttttacaaacatacAAAGACACAGATAAAAAAGGTAGCAAGTTTAAACAATTTCCAATATTGTCAAAACCTGAAATAAAGCTTCACAATTAAAAAGGCACATTGAAACTCATTGAAATGTTATTGCAGACAAAATATAGCCACAAAGAATGTTAAAGTACAAGATTACTATCCTACAGATCCATGGCTGAGACGTGACATTAGACCCTACATACAAAAATCCATTagtgtttattttaaaagtgaGATGTTTTAGTTAAGTTTTCACAACATTGACAAATGAGACACATGTATACAAATCatactgtatttaaaatgtaattacatgagaacacaagacaaaaaagaCAAGCTTCTTTCAGAGACTATGACCCAAAATAAGATGGTAAGAACCAGGTGCCTTCCTATCATTTAACCCCTTTATCGTTTGTGTATAATAAGTGgtaaattaaagatttaaattATATATCAAAGAGTGTGCACAATGATTACTTTTCATTGGCTTGAAGGCatgaattctcctttaagtaacGCACAACTTGTAGGGTATTATGCCTTATTTAATAAGTTATAATCTCAAAGTGGatcattttacatttgtaagcaattgttttttttctagatAAAAtcagaaattaaaaaaactgcaCCTCACACTTTCCTAGAGTCTGAGGTGACGTCTtcaaaatgcttgttttgtccaacaaaCCATGACCTAAACTTTTTGattgtcaattattttttttttacgatttgTCGTCGATTGACAAAAGCATTAATTCACTAATTGTTTTAACACCAGTACATTTATCTATATAATTATCCTACAATGAAATGCAACACTGTTTTAGAGGAACGTGCACTGcaccaaaaagagaaaaacactcaaataacaaaaataacgTAATCTACACGATCCCCTTTACCTCATTCCAGTGTAACGTTTCAAGTTTCTGGCGGATAAACTGTAAACGTGTCTTCAGTTCAATCACAGTGGGCCAACGAGGCGAGACCTCTGACAGCGATACACAAGACCAGAGGGCGATTTCCTGCCAGGTGGCTTATTTCTGTCTTTACTGTGTCCCCGTCTCTCTTCAGGGACACATTAGAGGAGGCAAATAGATGTTCAGTCTTTTCAAAGACGTCTTCTGTCAGTGCAGCTAGGCCTGCGCTGCTCAGCTGCAACTCCCCTTTGCCGAATACACACTGCACCTGGAACAGGTGTGACAAAGATAAAAAGTGTGATTTGATGTGAtttgaagatgaaaaaaaaacgtacataacatgttgttgtgttgtcttccttGTAAAAAAGTGACTTTACTAACCAGTAGCTCCAGAGCCTGTAACACTGTGAGGCTGCAGCACATTCCCAAGACAGCAAGACAATCATTTGTCATCTCTGAAAGACAAAGACCCAGATACAGGATAAAAAACTTTCAGGATATTCTGCATGCAGTGGGAACTTTGCAAATCCACATACTTATCTTCCTGACCTTAAACTGAGGGAGTGTTTTTCATAATTTGAGAACTTCAAGCAACATTTCAATTGAGTACAACTTTCTCACCATCCATTGCGCTGGTAACAAGGTTAAGGGCTGTAAGGACTGGTGTGGACTCAACCTGACCAGACTGCTCCAAAAGGTCCAGAATTGGTTGGATGTTCTGTTTTTGGGGCTCTGTGACATCACCCAGGGCAGGTCTCTTATCCAGGCACATCTGGTCCAGCTGAGACAGAGGAAAACACCCAGAGTTCCTATTGCTAACTCCACAATATAACTCTGTGTTGATAAGACCTCTCTGTCCCTGCTTACCACATTCTGAAGTGAACTGACGGCCTCTTGGTCCTCCATAACTTTGGTGATTTGCTGGAGCAGAAAGGACCTTGTGGTGGCAGGAAGAGCTGAAAGCAGCTGGAAATGATCGCTCAGTTGCTCCATCTCTGAATAAAATAccaaatgaacacattttctcATCCACCATTCAGACTAAATGTGTGCATGGCATGCACCATGTCACTAAAAACTAAGATTGAACCAGGCATTTATTAGAAGAAATGTATAGAAAACAAATAAGTTAACAGCACAAGTTCACACTAGACCTTGTATCATAGGTCAAAGCACATGTTAACACACAGTTATCACACCGTTATGATAAGGTGGCCCTTTGTAACTTGAAAACATGCATTTCTGAACATGTTATCAGCTGCAACAACCATCTAAAGTCACATGTTTTATGGCTGCAGAGAAGAAAACTGTAATTTACCTTGTCTAAGGTAGTTTTTTTCAGAGACACCCAACAGTCCTTTCTTAGCAAGGCCATCGACTTCAAAACCTCCAGTGGTGTCTGCCATCAGACACAGCTCTGTAGAAAATACAACAGGTTACATTTCAAATATGTGAAATGTAACTACAGTAAGAGTTGAATCAGTTGTGCGTGAATGCTTCCTCACCAAAGCGCCCATCTTGTTTGATCTCTAGCTCTAAAAGACCATAGGCAATGGTAGTATGGATGGGAATCTCCATGGTGATGTTACTGTCTTTACTCAAGCTGCCGTTCTCTTTCAATGAAACCTGCAGATTTGCAACAATACCGCAGGCGTGTGAgaccaaacacacaaataataacaaaactCAAGTCAGTTGTAAAGGAAATATCACTCTAAAACAAGTACTGCTGAATAACAGTCATTGGTGATGCATGGCAACTTTGCTGGTGTGTCTGCTTTCAAAGGATGTAAAAATGAGGATGTGGCTACAATGGAATTGATTATAGGGAACCTATTATCTATCTAGTTCTAGGACATAAACAGTGAATGCTTTGATCAGTCTCTCTGACTCAAAGAGCAAAGGCTCTCTCTTATACTTAATAACACAGAGAGTAAATAAGGTATAAGAGGAAGACAAATCAAACTAACCACTAACAGTTGTCCAAAATTTGCATTTGGCACAAATTTCACTTGTTCCTAACTAGAAAAAATATTGCTCTACTCTCTCCACCTATTCGCATAGCATGCAGTTGCATGTGGAACTGAAACCAATTCTGGACAAAGTAGGATGCCATGAACTGAGAAAGAAATACCCAAAACATATTGAGGGAATGCAGGCACAACTATAGGTATTTATAAAATGATTTCATCcctaaaaagaaaatgcattgcattttgcatgattgctggcataattgcgtaagaagaaggtgaagtatTGAGAATcgttggaaaagtgggaatggttttgATTAGTTCGAATTTAGTCAGTTGTAAAGGAAATATCACTCTAAAACAATTACTGCTGAATAACAGTTATTGGTGATGCATGGCAACTTTGCTGGTGTGTCTGCTTCCAAAGGATGTAAAAATGAGGATGTGGCTACAATGGAATTGATTATAGGGAACCTATTACGTATCTAtctcagtggttctcaaccttttttgtgcccccgcccccctatccattatccaggtccctaacgccccccatcaaatattatgtaggctaaatgccctgaatattaatgattacgccttaatataggcctattattgttgttactatcgttatcaaaaataatcaaaaaatcaaatcattgaatgacaaacaacacatgtattagtttcccaggtatcaaaaaCGCCATGTaaatagaaattatatatatttacaggtttttaaaagaaatgcaaccatttgacattcaaattaaataacagcagccaatcagaacgactagatatgtaacattcaaactataaataggtattatcaaaagacctgctgcatgtccctggtgtgaacctcagcacTTTTATAAGATGACTAgaatttgaatgtccttttttgtttgtgaagtgaccttgggtgtcatgaaatgcgctttaaataaaatgtattatgcttattattattattattattattacaaacactaacagtagccaatcagaaacagctagcaatttaacattaaaatctatttttcattcaaatctaaaatcgaattgttccaacggaaaacaagctggcacttatcaaggggtaaaagcagaaggattacacacacacacacacacacacacacacacacacacacacacacacacacacacacacacacacacacacacacacacacacacacacacacacacacacacacacacacacacacacacacacacacacacacacacacacacacacacacacacacaaaagtattttggtgatgacaaacgacttgaaagaacgacacctactgccgaatggaaataagtttacaacctttgaaagttagtgagagccGTTTTTTAATGCTTAGAAGAGTCTAGCTATGTTTGCTATCGCCTGTCTTGGgagtaaatagcagaaaaaaacgtttggagaaaacgaaaccccacatcgcgctgtgtttggtggtgtgagagtcccgtacagtaaaccgtgacatcactgcctctatcgcttccataagaaagttttaaaacaccaaacacaagccctgAACTGTCCGGGAGTGTAtggaacagctaaatgtttcccaaacaacaaagcacagtcaatATCTCTCGcatgtctcttttctttctctctttctccgtgaaatgaagctgcattcaggtacagtaggaaacgttgtgtttaataaaccatctgatgaaaaactgttactgtgaaatataaagtctacttgtgctacattgggggggttaaagaatacaacaggacgtcgcggtgattgcttttttttcttatctgaaCGCAGCGTCACGTAGTAGCTACAGAGCTCAAGACGATACTCTGATGTCCCGTTTcaatgaaggcagcacggagctgcgccaaacaaagctgacagaagcacagaaaagTTAGGATACCCGtctcgtccagtcgcagtgctataaactggcagctttttttttattcagcatttttgtgaatctttggtttaaactagctttctaacaaacgccccccaacggcacctcaacgcccccctttccaaaatattgcttccaacgccccccatcatcttctgaacgccccctggggggcggtaccgcccccgttgagaaacactgatctaTCTAGTTCTAGGACATAAACAGTTTATGCTCTGAGTCAAAGAGCAAAGGCTCTCTCTTATACTTAATAACACAGAGAGTAAATAAGGTATAAGAGGAAGCATCAAACTAACCACTAAATTCCACTTCTTCCTAACTAGAAAAAATATTGCTCTACTCTCTCCACCTACTCGCATAGCATGCAAGTAGGATGCCATGAACTGAGAAAGAAATACCAAAAACATATTGAGGGAATGCAGGCACAACTATAGGTATTTATAAAATGATTTCATCCCTAAATAGAAAATGCATTGCATTTTGCATGATTGCTGGCATAATTgcgtaagaagaaggtgaagtattgagaatagttggaaaagtgggaatggttttgATTAGTACGAATTTActgaaatgttgaataataccAATAATGTATTGAACAAAAGTGGAataatttaaagtttttttttttaaaagaaatgtcatagtatagcatgtgaaaaagtcatagtataggtatgtcaaaaaagtgataaatagtCATATAATAGCATGTAGTACAGTTTACagtatcaaaaaaagcaatgaaaaagtcatagtagtttgttgaaaaaagtcaatgtatagtatgtcgacaaaaaagtcatagtatagtatgtcaaaaaaaagtcaatgaatagtatgtcgacaaaaagtcccaaaaagtcatagtatagtatgtcgaaaaaagtcatagaagtatgtaaaaaaaagtcatagtatagtatgtcgaaaaataagtcatagtatagtatatcgaaaaagacaaaaacagtcatagtacagtatgtgtgtttgtgttgatctTCATGAATCAATgttttaataataacaaaaaagtcATTGAAAGGGCCAGCCTGGAAAGAAATACCAAAAACATATTGAGGGAATGCAGGCACAACTATAGGTATTTATAAAATGATTtctgttatggttttggtgttttgtcttattttggtagtctgttttctgtgttgtattttgctccgtttcctgttttattttgaagtccctggttttctgtcttgtctatTTTACttcttgtcttgtgttttccccaccTTTTTTGATTGCTCTGcccagcctaatgtgtttcaccctTTTCCCaccccttgtgtcacctgtcttgtgttatctcattaccctctgtatttagtcttgGTGTGCCCCTTGTccagtgtcagatcattttgcGTGTTACCCAACCGTGTTCAGTCCTGTCTTCTCGTCCGTGAGTTTTGGTCAGTAGTTTCTGTTTCTGgatttcctttgtttttgttattctgtTCTTTTGTTGCTTCCCTTTGGACTTTAGTTTTTGCCTGCTTCTTTTTACTCTGTTTGTATTGCCTGCTGGCTTTTTTGGACTCCCTTTTGTTGTTTGGactccttattttaaatagatcCTCTACCACTAACCTGCTGTCTGCCTACCGGCCTtgcctctgcattttgggtccaccATTCCCTACTCTTCCCTGCTACACCGCAACAGATTTCAtccctaaaaaaaaatgcattgcatTTTGCATAATTgcgtaagaagaaggtgaagtattgagaatagttggaaaagtgggaatggttttgATTAGTACGAATTTActgaaatgttgaataataccataaaaaagtcatagtatagaaggaaaataaagtcctagtatagaatgtcagaaaaaaggtcatagtatagtttgtgtTGATCTTCATGAATGAAAGTGTTTGAgtattaaataaagttattattgtgTATTGTAAACCTGCACACAGATGTAACCTGTCATTAAGGATGAACTCCGTCTCAGATGAACAAGGTTTCCTGGAGTGAGTTTGCTCCTGATGAAGACGAGGCTAATGATGAAGAGTGGGATCTGACCCAGAAGATTCACTTTGATATTTTCCTATTGTTTAATTTATTCAATACAATTATTAATTTTCACTGTCACTTTTCTGCTTCAAACTGAACTGAAGGTAaaactgttctgattggttgtttctGCTCAGTAGGGACTAATACTGACAAAACATGTTTACgtgaatgaaataaaacattgccACCAGACAACATGGCATCGGTTGTCCTGCTTCAGAAAACACgtcataaaaaagacatagtatagtatgtcggaaaaaaattTAATATGTCAAAAgtaatggtatagtatgtcgaaaaatcagtcttagt
This window of the Perca flavescens isolate YP-PL-M2 chromosome 6, PFLA_1.0, whole genome shotgun sequence genome carries:
- the gsdmeb gene encoding gasdermin Eb yields the protein MFATATRNFVEEVDNGGLLIPVSSLNDTIALLTVVVKRKRFWVWQKPKYIPSDFNLNDILTGDIPIKPAVIETDFIKYNGTYRDNLQGTVDAKFAHANVSLEGKDSSKLQSSFGSLKKDEVDVQKLLLDSKGRVLDMSHDLIKQTKEKPRQVFGVVKERIVTTQPCSVIEEVQQGGQYAGVLSLCGPKSSKVSLKENGSLSKDSNITMEIPIHTTIAYGLLELEIKQDGRFELCLMADTTGGFEVDGLAKKGLLGVSEKNYLRQEMEQLSDHFQLLSALPATTRSFLLQQITKVMEDQEAVSSLQNVLDQMCLDKRPALGDVTEPQKQNIQPILDLLEQSGQVESTPVLTALNLVTSAMDEMTNDCLAVLGMCCSLTVLQALELLVQCVFGKGELQLSSAGLAALTEDVFEKTEHLFASSNVSLKRDGDTVKTEISHLAGNRPLVLCIAVRGLASLAHCD
- the pals2a gene encoding MAGUK p55 subfamily member 6a — protein: MTVANAKSGKAMQQVLDNLKDLPSDSGAKDIDLIFLRGIMESPIIRSLAKAHERLEEVKLKAVQDNNIQLVTEILDSLNNLPEKDAAAAELIKILQEPHFKSLVEAHDKVAAKCYEMPHAAVNSNALLTSSLMPADAVRMIGIQKKAGEPLGVTFRVEQGEMVIARILHGSSIDRQGMLHIGDIIHEVNGRKVSRNPHELQELLGDCSGSISLKVLPSYRGTPAPPQVYLKPHFNYNPATDNLIPCKEAGLAFSKGDILHVVNKEDPNWWQARKVVGGATGLIPSQFLEEKRKAFVRRDWDTSGTGMLCGTAKKKKKKMMYLTSKNAEFDRYELQIYEEVAKMPPFQRKTLVLIGAQGVGRRSLKNRLIVMNPLRYGTTVPFTSRRPREEERDGQNYCFVTREEMERDIKASRYLEHGEYDGNLYGTNINSIHEVVNAGRTCILDVNPQALKVLRTAEFMPFVVFIAAPELDTLRAMHKAVIDAGLTTKLLTENDLKKTVDESARIRRAYCHYFDLTIVNDNLDKAFDQLQEVVERLFIEPQWVPVSWVY